A region of Toxorhynchites rutilus septentrionalis strain SRP chromosome 1, ASM2978413v1, whole genome shotgun sequence DNA encodes the following proteins:
- the LOC129777572 gene encoding dipeptidase 3 gives MNAIPTHADFLELGTIHQHQSTCKQHCFVFTEIADIDLPPEITKYPEKIKNGSIHSYKKDSMSPPPPKVPNRRRSRKIIGIVSALLVCIALGAGIPLGLQLRSSSLLEARLAFIRRLLAESPLVEGYWAPQLGANFSKSYAEVRNSMVGALLWPISVPCAAQYLDAVQLTLEGIDDARRMIKKNPEMVIVESADEMEHAHTDGKLAILFGLEGGHTLGSSLAVLRSMYSLGARFISLTGLGCTTPWASASIRTDFFDENLPSTLTNFGEVVIQEMNRLGMLVEISRLSEPAMMVALNTAKAPLLFSNALPSSMACNGSTATVPDHILSALSQNGGVLMLNVERCGEKPMSLKDAITAINYIRAIAGVDHVGLSGSPKNYPLLLAELARDRLWGSTAIKKLVGGNIVRVLREVEVSKNRLPLSEDWIPVEAIEGNAYCRYPET, from the exons ATGAACGCAATACCGACCCACGCGGATTTCCTGGAGTTGGGCACAATCCATCAGCACCAATCCACCTGCAAACAGCACTGCTTTGTGTTCACCGAAATAGCGGACATCGATTTGCCCCCGGAAATCACCAAATATCCGGAGAAGATTAAAAATGGAAGTATTCACTCGTACAAGAAGGACAGTATGTCTCCACCGCCCCCGAAGGTTCCCAACAGGAGACGGTCGCGTAAGATCATCGGCATCGTCTCAGCGCTGCTTGTTTGTATCGCTCTTGGCGCTGGAATACCGTTGGGTTTGCAGCTTCGATCCTCCTCGCTGCTCGAGGCACGACTAGCATTCATCCGAAGACTTCTCGCCGAATCACCCCTGGTGGAGGGCTATTGGGCTCCGCAACTGGGAGCGAACTTCAGCAAAAGTTACGCCGAGGTTCGGAACAGTATGGTGGGTGCGCTACTGTGGCCTATATCGGTTCCGTGTGCCGCACAGTATCTCGATGCGGTACAATTAACTCTGGAGGGAATTGACGATGCTAGGAGGATGATCAAAAAGAATCCGGAAATGGTCATAGTGGAAAGTGCTGATGAGATGGAACATGCTCACACCGATGGGAAACTTGCCATTTTATTCGGCCTGGAGGGTGGCCACACGCTCGGTTCGAGTTTAGCCGTTCTTCGATCTATGTACTCCCTGGGGGCTAGATTTATATCGTTGACTGGGCTTGGCTGTACCACACCCTGGGCAAGTGCATCTATTAGGACGGACTTCTTCGATGAGAATCTTCCATCAACTTTGACTAATTTCGGAGAG gtTGTGATCCAGGAGATGAACAGGCTTGGAATGTTGGTTGAAATTTCTCGCCTCTCCGAACCTGCAATGATGGTGGCGTTGAATACCGCGAAGGCCCCTTTGCTCTTCTCGAATGCTCTCCCTTCTTCCATGGCTTGCAATGGTTCCACAGCGACTGTTCCTGATCATATTCTGAG CGCCTTATCTCAGAACGGAGGAGTTCTTATGCTGAACGTCGAGCGCTGCGGTGAAAAACCGATGTCATTGAAGGATGCCATCACCGCGATAAACTATATACGCGCCATCGCCGGCGTTGACCACGTGGGGCTAAGCGGTTCGCCGAAAAATTATCCCCTTCTGTTGGCTGAACTGGCAAGAGATCGACTCTGGGGCTCAACAGCGATCAAGAAGCTGGTCGGTGGAAATATTGTTCGAGTCTTGAGAGAG GTGGAAGTAAGCAAGAATAGGTTGCCACTTTCTGAAGACTGGATTCCGGTGGAAGCCATCGAGGGTAATGCGTACTGTCGCTATCCGGAAACTTAA